AAGTTCCTGCCGCCGACGACGGCGAAGGACTCGTCGGCGATGAGCGCCTTGTTGTGCATCCGCCGGTTGAGCCGTTCGAAGTCGAGCAGAAACTCCAGGGCCTGGCCGATCGACGGCCCGCGTCCCCAGAGGAACGGGTTGAACGCCCGGACCTCGACGTGTGGGTGGAGATCGAGCGCCCCCCATTCCGCCTCGTGGGTCTGCAGTGCCGTGTCGTCGAGCAGGATGCGCACCGCGACACCGCGATCGGCGGCGGCGAGCACGTGGGCGAGGACGAGCTTGCCGGTGCGATCGAGCTCCCAGATGTAGGTTTGAAGGTCGAGCGTCCGGTCGGCGAGGTCGATCAGTTGGAGCCGCGCCTGCAATGCGCTCTCGCCGTCCTCGAGCAGCCCGAATCCGGAGTGTCCCGGGGGTTGGCCCTGGCCGAGCTCCGCGGCGAGCCGTTCCAGGTGCGTCGGCGGGCCCGGCGGCACGGCGACGAGCGGCGGAGGCGCCGGGCCGGGGCGGGGGGCCGGCAGGCTCGCACAGGCAAGCGCGACGAGCGGCAGGAGAGCGAGCCCCGCGCGGCGACGGCGGAGGGGGGGTGGCGGTGGGCGGTGGGCGGACATCCGGGTCGAGCGTAGTCGATCGGCGCGTCCGGCGCTCGGTGAGTGCGTCGTGGGTGCCGCGAAGGCTTGCGGTTCCGTGTCGGTCAGTCGTAGATGCCGTCGGCGTACCAGTCGCCGGAGCGCGGCTCACGATAGACGCGGCAGAGGATGCCTCCGGCCAGCTCGAGATCCCAGTACTCGCGCTCGGTGCGCTCCTCGGTCCACCAGCCCTCGTCGAGGCGCCAGGGGCCGGCGGCCACGCGCACCGGCCCGGTGAGCCGTGGGCGCCGCGCCGTCTCCTCGCCGACGACGGCGCGCAGCTCGATGGGGCGAGGGCCGGCGATTCCGGCATCCTCGCGGGTCAGCACCTCGAGCGGTAGAGGCGGGCGCAAGACCCGGACGGCGAGCAGACCGCGAGCCTTGGGTGGAGGGGGTGGCACCAGGGGGGCGGGAGGGGGGGCGTAGGGCACGAGGACGAACCCTTCGGGGCGGTGGGCATCGAGCGGGCGAGGCGAGCCGACACGATCCGGGCCGAGCAGGGCGAAGAGACGTGCCAGGGTCGTCGCCAATCGTTCCGGCGAAAGCTCGGGTGGGCCGAAGAGCGAGAGCTGCCCGGGGCGAGGAGCGTCCGGCCACGCGGTGAAGGCGAACGCCGAGACGGCCGCTCCTGGCGGCCGCTTCTCGAGATCGAGTCGCACGAGCGTGAGCAGGGTCTTGGCATCGCGGGTCGGTGCCGGCAGGGCGACGACCCGTTCGTCGTGTCCGGACGGCTCGAGTCGCAGCGAGAGTCCGAGCCGGAGGCAGCCGAGCCCGCTTCCCGCGAGCCGCTGGCCCAGCCGGTCGAGCGCCGCTCGCGCAAGGAACAGGAACGGCTCGAGCGTGGTGAGCGGCCATTCGAGCTCCATCCCTTCGCGCAGCTCGGCGGGTGGCTCGCGCGGGACGAGCGGGGTCGGGTCGAGGCCGCGGGCGATCCGCTGGAGACGTTCTCCCTCCTCGCCGAGCCGGCTCGCGACGTCGGCCGGTGGCAATCCGGCGAGGTCGCCGACCGACCGCAGGCCCCAGCGCTCGAGGCGCTGGGCCAGCTCGATCTCCGGGGCGAGACGGGAGAGCGGCAGCGGAGCGAGGAACGCCGCCTCCTCGCCCGGCCGGACGACGACGGGGGAGCGCGGCAGACCGGCGGCGACGCGTGAAGCGAGCTTGCTGCCGGCGATGCCGATGCGTACCGGCAGCCCGGCTCGCTCGGCCTCGGCGGCGATCGCCTGGGCGAGCTGGCGTTCGCCGTCCGCGGCGCGATGCAGAGCGGGCAGACCGGTGAGATCGATCCAGATCAGCCCCTCGTCGCCCTCCTCGACCCGCGGCGAGAGCTGGCCGGCGACCTCGAGCAGCGCCTCGCGGGCGGCTCTCTCGCACTCGCGGTCGC
This genomic window from Holophagales bacterium contains:
- a CDS encoding DNA polymerase Y family protein — protein: MPRLACIAVPLFPLAARLRAEPELATEAVALLEGNGSRARVVAATRRARQGGVRPGMTLPQARALMPGLLARGRDRECERAAREALLEVAGQLSPRVEEGDEGLIWIDLTGLPALHRAADGERQLAQAIAAEAERAGLPVRIGIAGSKLASRVAAGLPRSPVVVRPGEEAAFLAPLPLSRLAPEIELAQRLERWGLRSVGDLAGLPPADVASRLGEEGERLQRIARGLDPTPLVPREPPAELREGMELEWPLTTLEPFLFLARAALDRLGQRLAGSGLGCLRLGLSLRLEPSGHDERVVALPAPTRDAKTLLTLVRLDLEKRPPGAAVSAFAFTAWPDAPRPGQLSLFGPPELSPERLATTLARLFALLGPDRVGSPRPLDAHRPEGFVLVPYAPPPAPLVPPPPPKARGLLAVRVLRPPLPLEVLTREDAGIAGPRPIELRAVVGEETARRPRLTGPVRVAAGPWRLDEGWWTEERTEREYWDLELAGGILCRVYREPRSGDWYADGIYD